TTCTCGCAGTGGGTGCAGGACGTCGCGGGCTACCCGAGCGACGTCGCCGGGTACCTGCAGCTCCCGGCAGCCGTCGTCGCCGGGGTGGTGTCGTTCATGGTCGCCCGACGCACCGCCGTCCGCCGGCCGCTCGTCGTCGCGGCGCTCGTCCCCCTGGTCGGCGCCGGGCTCCTGCTCCTGCTGCACGCCGGTTCGCCGCTCGTGCTGCTGCTCGTCGTGCCGGCGCTGTTCGGGGTGCCGCAGGCGCTGGCGTCGGTGTCGAACCAGGCAGCGCTGTACACGGTGGTGCCCTCGGAGTACATCGGTACCGCCGCCGGGCTGTCGCGCACGAGCATCTACATCGGCGCGATCGCGGCGTCCTCGCTGATCGGCGGGGTGTTCGGCCAGGCCCCGACCACGCCGGACCTGCACGTGCTCGCGTGGGTGATGCTCGGCGTCGGCGTGCTGCTCAGCGTGCTGACGCTCGCGGACCGGGCGCTGGCGCGGGCGGACCGGCGCTGACGTGGCGCGTCAGTGCTCGGCGCCGATCGCCGCTTCGATCTCGTCGGCCCAGTCGGTCAGCCTCCGCTCGACACCCGCCAACTCGGCGGGGGTAACGCCGTACTCACGCACACGCCGCGAACCGATCCTCCGCACCTGTCGGAGCGCCTCGGCGAAGAGCTGTCGATCGAAGCCGTCGTCGTGTTCGGCTGCGCCGTCGAGGAGCTCGGCGTCCGAGAACCTCCCGCTCCGGCGGATCGCGTCGACGTCGAGGTAGTCTCGCGCTTCCGCACGCGAGAACAAGGCTGCAACCTTGTTCGACACCGCGTCGTACTCGTCGAGCACCGGGCCGAGGGCGAGCACGACGGGTTGCCGAGCGCGCCAGTCGACTCCCAGGTCGACCTCGACCACCTCACCATCGAGCGTGACCCGCAGCCTGGCGAAGAGCTCGAAGCGTCTGGCGACGGCGACGACG
The sequence above is drawn from the Curtobacterium sp. MR_MD2014 genome and encodes:
- a CDS encoding nucleotidyl transferase AbiEii/AbiGii toxin family protein; this translates as MASIALAATDDSGFALAGSGAIREHGFTARPTADVDLFTDRRDAGGFERALGDVIAQLASEGFVVAVARRFELFARLRVTLDGEVVEVDLGVDWRARQPVVLALGPVLDEYDAVSNKVAALFSRAEARDYLDVDAIRRSGRFSDAELLDGAAEHDDGFDRQLFAEALRQVRRIGSRRVREYGVTPAELAGVERRLTDWADEIEAAIGAEH